One window of the Desulfovibrio sp. genome contains the following:
- the pstB gene encoding phosphate ABC transporter ATP-binding protein PstB, which yields MNEHLLARNVSVYYGQNKALHEVSLNFEPRRVTALIGPSGCGKSTFLRCLNRMNDLVPGARVEGEILLDGQDVNRPDTDVVSLRCRVGMVFQKPNPFPKTIYENVAYGLRVNGLRDESLIAEKVELSLRRAAIFEEVKDRLQSPALGLSGGQQQRLCIARALAVEPEVLLMDEPASALDPIATQKIEESIRELRESLSIIIVTHNMQQAARVSDYTAFFYMGRLIEHNATDVMFTRPAKKQTEDYITGRFG from the coding sequence ATGAACGAGCATCTGCTGGCACGCAACGTCAGTGTGTACTACGGGCAAAACAAGGCCCTGCACGAGGTGAGCCTCAATTTTGAGCCGCGCAGGGTCACGGCCCTCATCGGGCCTTCGGGCTGCGGTAAATCAACCTTTTTGCGCTGCCTCAACCGTATGAATGATCTGGTTCCCGGCGCGCGCGTGGAAGGCGAGATTCTGCTGGACGGGCAGGACGTCAACCGCCCTGATACGGACGTGGTTTCGCTACGCTGCCGTGTGGGAATGGTTTTTCAGAAGCCCAATCCCTTTCCCAAAACCATTTACGAAAACGTGGCCTACGGCCTGCGGGTCAACGGCCTGCGCGACGAAAGCCTCATTGCCGAAAAGGTTGAGCTTTCGCTGCGCCGCGCGGCCATATTTGAAGAAGTGAAGGACCGTCTGCAAAGCCCGGCCCTTGGTCTTTCGGGCGGGCAACAGCAGCGCCTGTGCATAGCCCGAGCCCTGGCGGTTGAGCCAGAGGTGCTGCTGATGGACGAACCTGCCAGCGCCCTTGACCCCATTGCCACGCAAAAGATCGAAGAAAGCATAAGAGAGCTGCGCGAGTCGCTTTCCATCATCATTGTTACGCACAACATGCAGCAGGCGGCCCGCGTGTCGGACTACACGGCATTTTTCTACATGGGCAGACTCATCGAGCACAATGCCACCGATGTCATGTTTACCCGGCCAGCCAAAAAGCAGACCGAAGACTACATCACCGGCCGCTTTGGCTAA
- a CDS encoding ATP-binding protein, with protein MLSFRTRIFCSVLVAALIASGIAVYYGRSSFEQSQVDAARERLLRETTLSAAILDKIGPSPAGVRELAIILRMPQERLSLLDNSGNVLADTAPGAQPVSKLDNHADRPEVRAAMQEGQGFSIRSSGTLGTDMAYASVRINDSYLLRIALPLASLQQEIESRVAVFTRIGIVTLVLSLVLAGLLSGALRNSLSQMVSVVEAISLGNFQRRLRRIPGREFAPLAEAVNRMAENIEDHVRTAAEQTAQLESILETMSDGVLVLGPHGRIRRCNRALAREFPAAASALGAQVVEVIPSPQLQAAVDAAMAACPIPGQKEAASGQVEGSAEVEAHAAADDAANCRQQRYLQLELSSGQVMSVCISRPTGLEHLGQTGIGAVAVFHDITELMRLERVRRDFVANVSHELRTPLTAIQGYAETLISLDASPECRRFGEIILKHGVSLSRMVEDLLTLARLEGKTGSLELSPTDPREAVSQAVGMCREALERRRCSVVVDIPETCRVRASLPHLAQVFRNLIENAGRYAPEGSSVRISARESGPDVVIRVVDDGPGIPKADLERVFERFYQVERHRGQATTGLGLAICKHIVERHGGRIRAESPTQDGSTALVFTLSSVHGAALS; from the coding sequence ATGCTTTCCTTCAGAACACGAATTTTTTGCAGCGTCCTTGTGGCCGCGCTCATCGCTTCGGGAATTGCCGTTTACTACGGCAGGTCTTCCTTTGAGCAAAGCCAGGTTGATGCCGCGCGTGAAAGGCTGCTGCGCGAAACCACGCTGTCGGCTGCAATTCTCGACAAAATTGGGCCGAGCCCGGCTGGCGTTCGCGAGTTGGCGATCATACTGCGCATGCCGCAAGAGCGTCTTTCGCTGCTCGACAACAGTGGCAACGTGCTGGCAGACACAGCTCCCGGCGCGCAGCCCGTGTCAAAGCTCGACAACCATGCCGACCGGCCCGAAGTGCGGGCTGCCATGCAGGAAGGGCAGGGTTTTTCCATACGTTCAAGCGGCACGCTTGGCACTGATATGGCCTATGCCTCTGTGCGCATAAACGACAGTTATCTGTTGCGTATCGCCCTGCCACTCGCCAGTTTGCAGCAGGAAATAGAAAGCCGCGTGGCGGTTTTTACCAGAATAGGCATTGTTACACTGGTGCTTTCGCTGGTGCTCGCGGGGCTGCTTTCTGGCGCTTTGCGCAATTCGCTTTCGCAGATGGTCTCTGTTGTTGAGGCCATATCGCTGGGCAATTTCCAGCGCCGCCTGCGGCGCATTCCTGGCAGGGAATTTGCGCCTCTGGCTGAAGCCGTTAACCGTATGGCCGAAAATATTGAAGACCATGTGCGCACGGCGGCAGAGCAGACCGCGCAGCTTGAAAGCATACTCGAAACCATGAGCGACGGTGTACTGGTGCTGGGCCCACACGGGCGCATACGCAGGTGCAACCGCGCGTTGGCGCGGGAATTTCCTGCTGCGGCATCGGCTCTGGGCGCGCAGGTGGTGGAAGTCATTCCCTCGCCGCAGCTTCAGGCTGCGGTGGATGCCGCCATGGCAGCATGCCCCATACCGGGCCAGAAGGAAGCCGCCAGCGGACAGGTGGAAGGCTCTGCCGAGGTCGAGGCGCATGCCGCTGCCGACGATGCCGCAAACTGCAGGCAGCAGCGCTACCTGCAACTGGAGCTTTCATCCGGTCAGGTCATGTCGGTCTGCATATCACGCCCCACCGGGCTGGAGCATCTTGGTCAGACAGGCATCGGCGCGGTGGCCGTTTTCCACGACATCACGGAACTCATGCGGCTTGAGCGCGTGCGGCGCGACTTTGTGGCCAATGTTTCCCACGAGCTGCGCACTCCGCTTACGGCCATTCAGGGCTATGCCGAAACCCTTATCAGCCTAGATGCATCGCCCGAATGCCGCCGGTTTGGCGAGATCATTCTTAAGCACGGCGTCAGTCTCAGCCGTATGGTGGAAGACCTACTTACCCTAGCCCGGCTTGAGGGCAAGACCGGCAGTCTGGAGCTCAGCCCTACTGACCCGCGTGAGGCTGTATCTCAGGCGGTGGGCATGTGCCGCGAGGCCCTTGAGCGCCGCAGGTGTTCGGTTGTTGTAGACATTCCGGAAACCTGTCGTGTGCGCGCAAGTCTGCCGCACCTGGCCCAGGTATTCAGAAATCTTATAGAAAATGCGGGGCGTTATGCGCCAGAGGGCAGCAGTGTGCGCATCAGTGCGCGCGAGAGCGGCCCGGATGTTGTCATCCGCGTGGTAGACGACGGCCCCGGTATTCCCAAGGCTGACCTGGAACGGGTTTTTGAACGCTTCTATCAGGTAGAGCGGCACAGGGGGCAGGCGACCACCGGCCTTGGCCTGGCCATCTGCAAGCACATTGTTGAACGGCACGGCGGCCGCATACGGGCGGAAAGCCCCACGCAGGATGGCAGCACGGCCCTTGTTTTCACCCTTTCTTCCGTCCACGGAGCGGCACTTTCATGA
- a CDS encoding response regulator, protein MSQQILIVEDEADIRELLRFNLEREGFTVHEAADGTQGLALARQYTPDLVILDVMLPGVDGFEVCRRLGAQSETSHIPVLMLTARGEEVDRVVGLSLGADDYVVKPFSVRELMLRVKAVLRRGGRTAESPVLERHGIRVRTEAHSAEVGGEMLNLTATEFRLLEDLLRHAGSVRTREQLLNNVWGYSFEGYARTVDTHVRRLRAKLGEAAPMLETVRGVGYRIKE, encoded by the coding sequence ATGAGCCAGCAAATATTGATTGTAGAAGATGAAGCCGACATTCGCGAACTTTTGCGTTTCAATCTGGAGCGCGAGGGGTTCACGGTGCATGAAGCTGCCGACGGTACGCAGGGATTGGCCCTGGCACGGCAGTACACGCCCGATCTGGTTATTCTGGATGTGATGCTGCCCGGGGTGGACGGTTTTGAAGTGTGTCGCCGTCTTGGCGCGCAGTCCGAAACCTCGCACATTCCCGTGCTCATGCTCACGGCCAGAGGCGAAGAAGTGGACCGCGTTGTGGGTTTGAGCCTTGGAGCCGATGACTACGTGGTCAAACCTTTCAGCGTGCGCGAGCTCATGCTGCGGGTAAAGGCCGTGCTACGGCGCGGTGGGCGCACAGCCGAAAGCCCGGTGCTTGAGCGGCACGGCATTCGTGTGCGCACCGAGGCGCATTCCGCAGAGGTGGGCGGCGAAATGCTCAACCTCACCGCCACGGAATTTCGCCTGCTCGAAGACCTGCTGCGTCACGCAGGCTCAGTGCGTACACGCGAGCAGCTGCTCAACAACGTGTGGGGGTATTCCTTTGAAGGCTACGCCCGAACCGTGGACACGCACGTGCGCAGGCTGCGGGCCAAGCTGGGCGAGGCGGCCCCCATGCTGGAAACAGTTCGTGGAGTGGGCTACCGCATCAAGGAATAG
- a CDS encoding PstS family phosphate ABC transporter substrate-binding protein, which produces MTIGKLFATALTVLSLSAPAMAAQQVVINGSTTVLPVVQKAGESFMASHPDVELSISGGGSGNGIKALIEKQCDIAMSSRDIKEKEVEAAKKNGVTPNRITIAVDAIVPVVNPANPVTALTSAQLRDIYSGKVTNWKDVGGADGKIVVISRDTSSGTFECWQELIMKEERVSPAALMQASNGAVVQTISKNKNAIGYVGLGYMDKSTKGLKVNDVTASAQTALSKQWPIARELFVFTNGAPAGGAKAFVEYLLDPGKGQKDVLEVGYVPLGK; this is translated from the coding sequence ATGACTATCGGAAAATTGTTCGCCACCGCCCTTACGGTTCTGAGCCTCAGCGCTCCCGCCATGGCCGCCCAGCAGGTTGTCATCAACGGCTCAACCACGGTGCTGCCTGTGGTGCAGAAGGCTGGCGAATCCTTTATGGCCTCGCACCCCGATGTGGAACTGAGCATCTCCGGCGGCGGTTCCGGCAACGGCATCAAGGCCCTGATCGAAAAGCAGTGCGACATCGCCATGAGCTCGCGCGACATCAAGGAAAAGGAAGTTGAAGCCGCAAAGAAAAACGGCGTGACTCCCAACCGCATCACCATCGCTGTTGACGCCATCGTGCCTGTGGTCAACCCTGCCAACCCCGTTACGGCCCTTACCTCTGCCCAGCTGCGCGACATATACAGCGGCAAGGTTACCAACTGGAAGGATGTGGGCGGCGCCGACGGCAAGATCGTGGTTATCTCGCGCGACACCTCTTCCGGCACCTTTGAATGCTGGCAGGAACTGATCATGAAGGAAGAACGCGTGAGCCCCGCGGCCCTGATGCAGGCCTCCAACGGCGCAGTGGTGCAGACCATTTCCAAAAACAAGAACGCCATCGGTTATGTGGGCCTTGGCTACATGGACAAGTCCACCAAGGGTCTCAAGGTCAATGACGTAACCGCCAGCGCCCAGACCGCTCTTTCCAAGCAGTGGCCCATCGCCCGCGAACTCTTTGTGTTCACCAACGGTGCTCCTGCCGGCGGCGCCAAGGCCTTTGTGGAATACCTGCTGGATCCCGGCAAAGGCCAGAAGGACGTGCTTGAAGTGGGTTATGTGCCCCTGGGCAAGTAG
- the pstC gene encoding phosphate ABC transporter permease subunit PstC, with protein MRSRDIKEKSVRVTLTALAGSSLLALAGIVIFLFMEGLPLFSEYSFFNFLFGSLWYPTEEPGLFGIFPLLIASLAVTVLSSLLAVPMGVLTAVYLTEIAHPTVRRVIKPFVELLAALPSVVLGFLGMVVLAPFLQDFLDADTGLNLLNASLVLALMSVPTICSVSEDALFGVPRDLREASLALGATRWQTTVRVVIPAALSGIGTAVMLGMSRAIGETMVVLMVAGGAGIIPTSLLSPVRPMPASIAAEMAEAAFRSEHYHALFAIGIVLFFLTLAFNLAAGYIAEKHRQVGTSSL; from the coding sequence ATGCGCTCCAGAGACATCAAGGAAAAATCGGTGCGGGTCACCCTTACCGCCCTGGCAGGCAGCTCTTTGCTGGCTCTGGCAGGCATTGTCATTTTTCTCTTCATGGAAGGTCTGCCGCTGTTCAGCGAATATTCCTTCTTCAATTTTCTGTTCGGCAGCCTGTGGTACCCCACCGAAGAGCCGGGCCTGTTTGGCATTTTTCCGCTGCTGATAGCCTCGCTGGCGGTTACGGTGCTCTCATCGCTGCTGGCTGTGCCCATGGGCGTGCTGACAGCGGTTTATCTGACAGAAATTGCCCACCCCACCGTGCGGCGTGTCATCAAGCCCTTTGTGGAATTGCTGGCCGCGCTGCCTTCGGTTGTGCTGGGCTTTTTGGGCATGGTGGTGCTTGCGCCATTTTTGCAGGATTTTCTGGATGCCGACACAGGGCTTAATCTGCTGAATGCCTCGCTCGTGCTGGCTCTCATGAGCGTGCCAACCATATGCTCTGTCTCGGAAGACGCCCTGTTTGGCGTGCCGCGCGACCTGCGTGAAGCCTCGCTGGCTTTGGGCGCAACACGCTGGCAGACCACGGTACGCGTGGTTATTCCCGCTGCGCTTTCCGGCATTGGTACGGCTGTGATGCTGGGCATGTCGCGCGCCATTGGCGAAACCATGGTCGTGCTCATGGTTGCTGGCGGGGCGGGCATCATACCCACATCGCTGCTCTCTCCAGTGCGCCCCATGCCTGCGAGCATTGCCGCGGAAATGGCCGAAGCGGCCTTTCGCAGCGAACACTACCACGCCCTGTTTGCCATCGGCATTGTGCTCTTTTTCCTGACGCTGGCTTTTAACCTGGCCGCCGGGTACATCGCCGAAAAGCACCGTCAGGTGGGGACGTCCAGTCT